In Rhizobium sp. BG4, the genomic stretch TCGGCGCGGCCGGGCATGATCTCCTTGAGAACGAGCGCGAATTCTTCACCGCCGAGACGGGCAGCGGTATCGCCCGAGCGGCAATGGGCGGCGAGTTCGCCGGCAAAGATCTTCAGAACGCGGTCACCGGCGGCATGACCATGGCGGTCGTTGATCGACTTGAAATGGTCGAGATCGAAGATGATGACGGCGGTCGACGAACCCATCTGGCGCTCGCCATGACGATCGAAGAGCGCGCGGCGATTGAGAAGGCCGGTCAGAGAATCGGTGATCGCCTCCTGGCGGTGCCTGGCGGCAAGCCGCCACTGGTGCAGCGCCAGAGACAGGGCGCCGATGCCGGTCATGCTGGCGATGCAGACGGCGAGGCTGAGATCCTCGGCCCAGTTGTTGGGCGCCGCCCCCAGCACCAGCTTGCCATCCCAGATCAAGACGGCGGCGCAGAGCGCAAAGGATATGCCCGTCAGCGTATAGAGCACCGTGATGCCCATGATCGGCGCCGGCGCTTCGGCCTTCGCCTGCCAGTATTGAAGAGCGGTCGCCAGCAGCAGGAGGGTGATCGAGGTGTTGTCGGCGATGAAGCCGAGGCCGTCATACCCGGCGGCCATCGCGCCCACCGGCAGCAGCATGGCCGACAATGCACGGATCAGGATTCCTGCGAGCGGCAGACGGTTGGTGCGAAACTGATAGCCGGCGCCCCAGATGGCCGCAAAGCCCGCCTGAAAGAGCACGAAACTCGCAACGCCCATGACAATGCCGGGCGACGAAACATAGATGCTGTAGACGAAGATGCCGCTGACGACGAGCACGAGGCCGCAGGTGCATGTGAGCAGGAAGGTCTCGGCACGGCGTGCGAACCAGCTGCCCATCAGGGTCACAGCCAGGCACGTTGCTGAAACGCCGAGCGCCAGCAGAAGGGAATTATAATCCAGCATCATGCTTTGGTAACTCCGCGGCTCCTGCCGCGCCCAATAATCCGTCCACAGGCTATCGTGCCACTGGTGACGAATGTCTTACGCATTCTGTTAAAAAATCATGGACCGCGAACACGAATGTTAGAGCGGTAACAATTACACAGTAAAAGCGGCGGGAATACCCGCCGAAATTGACAGTTTTCGCGCTTTATTCAGCGCTTTACGTCCCAATGAAGCGGGAACATCGGGTCGAAGACCGTGACCGGGCCTGCACCCGTCTCGATTTTTGACGGAAACGTGATCGCGTCTTCGCGCTTGACCAGCGTGATCTTCTCTTCATTCGGCTGCAGGCCGTACCAGGCCGGACCATTCAGCGAGACGAAGGCTTCGAGCTTGTCGAGCGCGTTCTCCTGCTCGAAGACATGGGCCACGCAGCTCATCGTGTTGATCGAGGTATAGATGCCGGCGCAGCCGCAGGCGCATTCCTTCAGCGGATCGACATGCGGCGCGGAATCCGTACCGAGGAAGAAGCGCGGATCGCCGCTGACGGCCGCTGCACGCAGCGCCAGGCGATGGTTCTCGCGCTTGGCGACCGGCAGGCAATAATAGTGCGGGCGGATGCCGCCGACGAGGATGGCATTGCGATTGATGATCAGGTGATGCGTGGTGATCGAGCCGGCCAGATTGGCCTTCGACGACTTGATATAGTCAATGCCATCGGCCGTCGTCACATGCTCCATCGTCACCTTCAGTTCCGGCAAACGCTTGCGCAACGGATCGAGCACGGTTTCGATAAACACGGCTTCGCGGTCGAAGATATCGATTTCAGGCGTCGTGACTTCGCCGTGGACACAAAGCGGCAGGCCGATCTTCGCCATGCGCTCCAGAACGGGCATCGCCTTGTCCATATCGCGCACGCCGCCATGCGAATTGGTCGTGGCGCCGGCCGGGTAGAGCTTCACCGCGGTGATCAGCCCGCTCTTCTTTCCCTCTTCGACATCATCGGCGCTGGTATGCTCCGTGAGATAAAGGGTCATCAGCGGCTCGAACCGGTCGCCTGCAGGCAGGGCCTTCATGATCCGCTCGCGATAAGCGCGCGCATCCGTGGTGGTGACGACGGGAGGCACGAGGTTCGGCATGATGATGGCACGCGCGAAATCACGGCTGGTGTCGCCGATCACCCCCTCCAGCATGGCGCCATCGCGCAGATGCAGATGCCAGTCATCGGGACGGCGGATGGTGATCGATTGCATGGGAGCCTCCGGAGCGCTGCGGGTGGCGCTTCGATAGCATCAACAGGCCGATGGAAACAACCGTTTAGACAGCGCGGCAATCACTTGTGGGCGACGGCCGCAAACCGGCCGACGATAACGGCCAAAGCGGAGGCGCAGACGGCATAGCATGCGTAGGCGGCGGCCTGGCTCGCGAGCGGAATGCCGGCATCCAGAAGCTTTCCGGCCACCAGTGGAGCGCTGCCGGTAACGACTATCCGGATCGCCTCGAAACGCGAGCGGACATAGCCGAACTGCCCGGCGCCGAAGAGCTCGGCCCAGAGGATGGTGCCGAGCTTCAGGTCGATCGCGGCGGACATGCCGAGAAGGCCCATATAGACGGGCGCCGCCCAAAAGCCGTCAAAGAGCGCGATGAGGCTCAGCCCTAGTGCGAGCGGCAAGAGGAAGACAGGCAGGATGCGGACGGCGCGGATCCTGTCGATGACGGGTGCCACGAGAACCGATGTCGCCGCCTGGGCGATGGCGAAGACGGAAAAGCAGGCCGCCAGCCATTCGAGCGGCCAGCCCTTTTCAGCTGCAAGGACGGCCTGATGGAAGATCATTGCCGTCAGGATGAAGGAGACCGCCAGCATCGTCGGGCACAGGAGCAGCATCAATGCGAGCTTCGGCCGGGCTGCTTGCGGCGTCGCCGCCTGAACACTGGTCTTCGCCGCATTGCCGGACGCATCATCCCGCGGTAGCAGCAGGCATGCTGCGCAGACACCGAGAGCGACCGCTACGCCCGTCAGCAGCCACGTCCCCCGCCAACCGGCGACGCCTATGACGGCAACCGCAACGGCCGGAATGAAGACCAACGCGGCCGAATAGGCGAGGCTGACGACGGCCATCGCCTTTCCGCTGTCGGCCGGGAAGAACCGGACCATCGACGTCATTGCCGTGTGCACCATCAAGCCCTGACCGGCCAGCCGAAGCAGGAAGAGGCAGACGGCAAAGAAGAGAACCGATGCGGGCGAGAGGGCAATCATCGCGCAGGCTGTACCGAGCAACAGGCCGGCACCGAGCGTGAAGCTGCGAAGGCTTACCCTGTCGATTTTCTGGCCGAGATAGGGCAGCGCCAGGGCCGACGTGAAAGTCGCAATGGCAAACACTGTTCCGAGACTGCCGTCACTGAGCGCGTAGTGGCCGCGGAACGCCTTAGAAAACAGCGAGAAGAAGAATGTCTGTCCGGCGCTCGACAGGACCTCAGGATGACCGCGTAGCCGAGGAGCCGAGGGTTCTGGCGTGCAAAGGCAAGATAGGATCGGAGCATTGGCAAAGGCAGACTTGAAAAATCGCGTGAGGCTTGAAAACAGATGCCCGCCGCTGAAAATGAAAAACCTCCGGCCGGATAAGCCAGAGGTTGAATGGATGTCGCGATTCTCGCCGGTCGGCAAGTGCCGCAATGATGAGCCCTAGAGCGCGATCTCGAGGGTGACATCGGACGGACGGCGGTTCTCCAAAATGAGGCGGCCGTTTGGAAGGTCGTTGCCGTAGACCTTGGCGCTGGCTTCTTCTTCGCTGAGCTTGTAGCCGCGCCAGCGCTCCCAGAGGCGCTCTTCGAGAACCTCGATCGGCGGGGCGAGCATGATGGTGAAATCGAAGATGCCGTCGAGATCGGCCCATTTACCCTGCGTGAAGAGCAGGTAGTTGCCCTCGATGATGATGAAGCGATCGTGGGGCGAGATCGGGCGGGCGGAGGCGATGGCGAGTTCGCGGGAGCGGTCGAAGACCGGGACCAGCACTTCCTGATCGGCCGGGCGTACGGCGCGGACGATGTCGAGGAAACCGCGGACGTCGAAGGTCTCGGGGATGCCCTTGCGGGCGAGTAGGCCGCGCTCGATCAGCACGGCATTGTCCATGTGGAAGCCATCCATCGGCAGCACGGCCGCGGTCTCTCCGCGGGCCTTGAGGCCATTGGCGAGATTATCGGCCATTGTCGACTTGCCGGCACCGGGCGGACCGGCGATGGCGATCAGGAAGCGCTTCGCACTCCCGGCGCGGCCGAGCACCGCGCCGGTAATCTCGTCTATCCTCAGGTTCATGCGGCGACCGTCTCCTGGGGAGCGGCCTTGGCGCCCGTCATGAAGGCGACGGCATCCGACATCGTGTATTCCTTCGGATTGATCACCGTGAGACGGCGTCCGAGACGGTGGATGTGGATGCGGTCGGCGACTTCGAAGACATGCGGCATGTTGTGCGAGATGAGCACGATCGGGATACCGCGCGAACGGACGTCGAGAATGAGCTCCAGAACGCGGCGGCTTTCCTTGACGCCGAGGGCGGCCGTCGGTTCATCGAGGATGATGACCTTCGAGCCGAAGGCTGCG encodes the following:
- a CDS encoding MFS transporter, whose amino-acid sequence is MRHLPTGENRDIHSTSGLSGRRFFIFSGGHLFSSLTRFFKSAFANAPILSCLCTPEPSAPRLRGHPEVLSSAGQTFFFSLFSKAFRGHYALSDGSLGTVFAIATFTSALALPYLGQKIDRVSLRSFTLGAGLLLGTACAMIALSPASVLFFAVCLFLLRLAGQGLMVHTAMTSMVRFFPADSGKAMAVVSLAYSAALVFIPAVAVAVIGVAGWRGTWLLTGVAVALGVCAACLLLPRDDASGNAAKTSVQAATPQAARPKLALMLLLCPTMLAVSFILTAMIFHQAVLAAEKGWPLEWLAACFSVFAIAQAATSVLVAPVIDRIRAVRILPVFLLPLALGLSLIALFDGFWAAPVYMGLLGMSAAIDLKLGTILWAELFGAGQFGYVRSRFEAIRIVVTGSAPLVAGKLLDAGIPLASQAAAYACYAVCASALAVIVGRFAAVAHK
- a CDS encoding GGDEF domain-containing protein, which produces MMLDYNSLLLALGVSATCLAVTLMGSWFARRAETFLLTCTCGLVLVVSGIFVYSIYVSSPGIVMGVASFVLFQAGFAAIWGAGYQFRTNRLPLAGILIRALSAMLLPVGAMAAGYDGLGFIADNTSITLLLLATALQYWQAKAEAPAPIMGITVLYTLTGISFALCAAVLIWDGKLVLGAAPNNWAEDLSLAVCIASMTGIGALSLALHQWRLAARHRQEAITDSLTGLLNRRALFDRHGERQMGSSTAVIIFDLDHFKSINDRHGHAAGDRVLKIFAGELAAHCRSGDTAARLGGEEFALVLKEIMPGRAEMIAERIRRTFEEREIYIDDEVLKCTVSIGVAPGRAAPMDFDTMLSEADKALYAAKRAGRNRVELANHLQAVPAAPSVRSAS
- the pyrC gene encoding dihydroorotase; the protein is MQSITIRRPDDWHLHLRDGAMLEGVIGDTSRDFARAIIMPNLVPPVVTTTDARAYRERIMKALPAGDRFEPLMTLYLTEHTSADDVEEGKKSGLITAVKLYPAGATTNSHGGVRDMDKAMPVLERMAKIGLPLCVHGEVTTPEIDIFDREAVFIETVLDPLRKRLPELKVTMEHVTTADGIDYIKSSKANLAGSITTHHLIINRNAILVGGIRPHYYCLPVAKRENHRLALRAAAVSGDPRFFLGTDSAPHVDPLKECACGCAGIYTSINTMSCVAHVFEQENALDKLEAFVSLNGPAWYGLQPNEEKITLVKREDAITFPSKIETGAGPVTVFDPMFPLHWDVKR
- a CDS encoding nucleoside triphosphate hydrolase; translation: MNLRIDEITGAVLGRAGSAKRFLIAIAGPPGAGKSTMADNLANGLKARGETAAVLPMDGFHMDNAVLIERGLLARKGIPETFDVRGFLDIVRAVRPADQEVLVPVFDRSRELAIASARPISPHDRFIIIEGNYLLFTQGKWADLDGIFDFTIMLAPPIEVLEERLWERWRGYKLSEEEASAKVYGNDLPNGRLILENRRPSDVTLEIAL